In Phycicoccus sp. M110.8, the following are encoded in one genomic region:
- a CDS encoding VOC family protein, with translation MFLENVVVDSADPGRLGRFWERALGATTLTDEPEGYETRLAVEGGPVLDLCFQRVEHPSTAAPRLHLDLYGGPDRYAVVERLLGLGASHADIGQGDVPWVVLADPEGHPFCVLEARPAYRDTGPVAAIPVLGGDPEQVAAFWSELSGWQRYDGVEPVSLRHPSGRGLVLEFFPEDEPKRDKNRMHLDLRLEAGDDRAAVFARVEELGARRLEHDWGDLPWTSFTDPAGNEFCILPASTA, from the coding sequence ATGTTCCTCGAGAACGTCGTCGTCGACTCCGCAGATCCGGGCCGCCTGGGCCGGTTCTGGGAGCGAGCGCTCGGCGCCACGACCCTGACCGACGAGCCCGAGGGCTACGAGACCCGCCTGGCCGTCGAGGGCGGTCCCGTCCTCGACCTGTGCTTCCAGCGCGTCGAGCACCCGTCGACCGCGGCGCCCAGGCTGCACCTCGACCTGTACGGCGGTCCGGACCGGTACGCCGTCGTCGAGCGCCTCCTGGGCCTCGGCGCCTCGCACGCCGACATCGGGCAGGGCGACGTGCCGTGGGTGGTCCTGGCGGACCCCGAGGGGCACCCGTTCTGCGTCCTCGAGGCGCGTCCGGCCTACCGCGACACCGGCCCTGTCGCGGCGATCCCCGTGCTGGGCGGCGACCCGGAGCAGGTCGCCGCGTTCTGGTCCGAGCTGAGCGGCTGGCAGCGGTACGACGGCGTCGAGCCGGTCTCGCTGCGCCACCCCAGCGGCCGTGGCCTCGTGCTCGAGTTCTTCCCCGAGGACGAGCCCAAGCGGGACAAGAACCGGATGCACCTCGACCTGCGGCTCGAGGCGGGTGACGACCGCGCTGCCGTGTTCGCCCGCGTCGAGGAGCTCGGCGCCCGCCGGCTCGAGCACGACTGGGGCGACCTGCCCTGGACCAGCTTCACCGACCCGGCCGGCAACGAGTTCTGCATCCTGCCCGCGAGCACCGCGTGA
- a CDS encoding YchJ family protein: MSVFGAAVPAPRECPCGSGQAYVTCCAPMHHGEREATTAVQLMRSRYAAYVVGDEAYLLRTWHPRTRPADLGLGHAGTPRWLGLSILATADGNEGDSAGEVEFEARHVGGVMRERSAFSRRAGHWVYVDGTVEEADGLTTPDEATDARVERR, encoded by the coding sequence GTGAGCGTCTTCGGGGCGGCGGTTCCCGCCCCGCGCGAGTGCCCCTGTGGCAGCGGACAGGCCTACGTCACCTGCTGCGCGCCGATGCACCACGGCGAGCGCGAGGCCACGACCGCCGTGCAGCTCATGCGCTCGCGGTATGCCGCGTACGTCGTCGGGGACGAGGCGTACCTCCTGCGGACGTGGCACCCCCGCACCCGGCCGGCCGACCTCGGGCTCGGCCACGCGGGGACGCCGCGCTGGCTCGGTCTCAGCATCCTGGCCACGGCGGACGGCAACGAGGGGGACTCGGCCGGGGAGGTCGAGTTCGAGGCCCGGCACGTGGGTGGGGTGATGCGCGAGCGCAGCGCCTTCAGCCGGCGGGCGGGCCACTGGGTCTACGTCGACGGGACGGTGGAGGAGGCCGACGGCCTCACCACCCCGGACGAGGCGACGGACGCGCGGGTCGAGCGGCGCTGA